A single region of the Liolophura sinensis isolate JHLJ2023 chromosome 9, CUHK_Ljap_v2, whole genome shotgun sequence genome encodes:
- the LOC135474954 gene encoding lipoma-preferred partner homolog isoform X2, with protein sequence MAKPATGLEREFGYMMIQEQNQHGALPPGLAPRPKPQHDAPKPYRPGVSYRSVNYHVQQEDDFPPPPPPQGQMGYGDDPAFPPPPPLDQGRAYHYADEDYPPPPPPGQYDSYPSHGQPVSVRTTGTGYSAQTSYGNPANSYNNQPDYPRAAPGGDYRNKDQTHTKVLYGSSPTSNPSPAHSHSVSSSYADVSGLPSHGGSGYAPAPKPSPPQPAFTRPSTSGQVSSGMQYHAAGPTKLSEASNSAGKEAEVDALTNLLLQNMESAGDPDFFGMCAKCGKQVIGENNGCTAMDQVYHITCFICVNCTKMLRGLPFYSMENKPYCEECYLNTLEKCSVCSKIITDRLLRATGKPYHPACFTCVVCGKSLDGIPFTVDATNQIHCIEDFHKKFAPRCCVCHHPIMPEPGNEETVRVVAMDRSFHVNCYRCEDCGMLLSSEAEGRGCYPLDDHILCKNCNAKRIQAMTTKMTTEL encoded by the exons ATGGCTAAACCAGCAACTGGTTTGGAGAGAGAGTTTGGCTACATGATGATACAGGAGCAGAACCAGCATGGAGCCCTGCCACCTGGGCTTGCCCCCAGACCCAAACCACAGCATGATGCCCCTAAACCTTACAGGCCAG GTGTCTCATACAGGTCGGTGAATTACCATGTACAGCAGGAGGATGACTTccccccaccaccccctccCCAAGGCCAGATGGGGTATGGAGACGATCCAGccttccccccaccccctcccctgGACCAGGGCCGCGCCTACCACTATGCTGATGAGGACTACCCTCCTCCCCCACCTCCAGGGCAATATGACTCCTACCCCTCACACGGCCAGCCTGTGTCAGTCCGCACAACCGGCACAGGCTACTCGGCCCAGACGAGCTACGGTAACCCAGCCAACTCCTATAACAACCAGCCAGACTATCCGCGGGCAGCGCCTGGAGGAGACTATCGCAACAAAGACCAGACTCATACCAAGGTCCTGTATGGCTCATCGCCTACGTCCAACCCATCCCCTGCCCACTCCCACTCTGTCAGCTCCTCTTACGCAGACGTCAGTGGACTGCCCAGCCATGGCGGGTCTGGATACGCCCCTGCACCTAAACCCTCACCCCCTCAGCCGGCCTTTACCCGCCCAAGCACCTCTGGACAAGTCAGCTCCGGCATGCAGTACCATGCCGCAGGGCCCACCAAGCTGAGCGAGGCATCAAACTCTGCGGGGAAAGAGGCAGAGGTGGATGCACTCACTAACCTACTTCTACAGAACATGGAGTCTGCCGGAGATCCTGACTTTTTTG GAATGTGTGCCAAGTGTGGCAAACAGGTGATTGGGGAGAATAATGGGTGTACAGCCATGGACCAGGTGTACCACATCACATGCTTCATCTGTGTCAACTGTA CAAAAATGTTGAGAGGCCTTCCATTCTACTCCATGGAGAACAAGCCCTATTGTGAAGAGTGCTATCTG aacaCTCTAGAGAAATGTTCGGTGTGTTCCAAGATCATCACAGACAGG TTACTGAGGGCCACAGGAAAACCATACCACCCGGCCTGTTTCACATGTGTTGTTTGTGGGAAAAGCTTAGATGGAATACCATTCACTGTGGATGCCACCAATCAGATACATTGTATAGAAGATTTTCACAA GAAATTTGCACCTCGGTGCTGTGTGTGTCACCACCCCATTATGCCAGAACCTGGGAACGAGGAGACTGTGAGGGTGGTAGCCATGGACAGGAGCTTCCATGTCAACTGTTACAGATGTGAG GACTGTGGAATGCTACTGTCCTCAGAGGCTGAAGGAAGAGGTTGTTACCCACTGGATGACCACATTCTGTGTAAAAACTGTAATGCTAAGAGGATTCAGGCAATGACCACAAAGATGACCACAGAACTATGA
- the LOC135474954 gene encoding lipoma-preferred partner homolog isoform X3, whose protein sequence is MGYGDDPAFPPPPPLDQGRAYHYADEDYPPPPPPGQYDSYPSHGQPVSVRTTGTGYSAQTSYGNPANSYNNQPDYPRAAPGGDYRNKDQTHTKVLYGSSPTSNPSPAHSHSVSSSYADVSGLPSHGGSGYAPAPKPSPPQPAFTRPSTSGQVSSGMQYHAAGPTKLSEASNSAGKEAEVDALTNLLLQNMESAGDPDFFGMCAKCGKQVIGENNGCTAMDQVYHITCFICVNCTKMLRGLPFYSMENKPYCEECYLNTLEKCSVCSKIITDRLLRATGKPYHPACFTCVVCGKSLDGIPFTVDATNQIHCIEDFHKKFAPRCCVCHHPIMPEPGNEETVRVVAMDRSFHVNCYRCEDCGMLLSSEAEGRGCYPLDDHILCKNCNAKRIQAMTTKMTTEL, encoded by the exons ATGGGGTATGGAGACGATCCAGccttccccccaccccctcccctgGACCAGGGCCGCGCCTACCACTATGCTGATGAGGACTACCCTCCTCCCCCACCTCCAGGGCAATATGACTCCTACCCCTCACACGGCCAGCCTGTGTCAGTCCGCACAACCGGCACAGGCTACTCGGCCCAGACGAGCTACGGTAACCCAGCCAACTCCTATAACAACCAGCCAGACTATCCGCGGGCAGCGCCTGGAGGAGACTATCGCAACAAAGACCAGACTCATACCAAGGTCCTGTATGGCTCATCGCCTACGTCCAACCCATCCCCTGCCCACTCCCACTCTGTCAGCTCCTCTTACGCAGACGTCAGTGGACTGCCCAGCCATGGCGGGTCTGGATACGCCCCTGCACCTAAACCCTCACCCCCTCAGCCGGCCTTTACCCGCCCAAGCACCTCTGGACAAGTCAGCTCCGGCATGCAGTACCATGCCGCAGGGCCCACCAAGCTGAGCGAGGCATCAAACTCTGCGGGGAAAGAGGCAGAGGTGGATGCACTCACTAACCTACTTCTACAGAACATGGAGTCTGCCGGAGATCCTGACTTTTTTG GAATGTGTGCCAAGTGTGGCAAACAGGTGATTGGGGAGAATAATGGGTGTACAGCCATGGACCAGGTGTACCACATCACATGCTTCATCTGTGTCAACTGTA CAAAAATGTTGAGAGGCCTTCCATTCTACTCCATGGAGAACAAGCCCTATTGTGAAGAGTGCTATCTG aacaCTCTAGAGAAATGTTCGGTGTGTTCCAAGATCATCACAGACAGG TTACTGAGGGCCACAGGAAAACCATACCACCCGGCCTGTTTCACATGTGTTGTTTGTGGGAAAAGCTTAGATGGAATACCATTCACTGTGGATGCCACCAATCAGATACATTGTATAGAAGATTTTCACAA GAAATTTGCACCTCGGTGCTGTGTGTGTCACCACCCCATTATGCCAGAACCTGGGAACGAGGAGACTGTGAGGGTGGTAGCCATGGACAGGAGCTTCCATGTCAACTGTTACAGATGTGAG GACTGTGGAATGCTACTGTCCTCAGAGGCTGAAGGAAGAGGTTGTTACCCACTGGATGACCACATTCTGTGTAAAAACTGTAATGCTAAGAGGATTCAGGCAATGACCACAAAGATGACCACAGAACTATGA
- the LOC135474954 gene encoding lipoma-preferred partner homolog isoform X1, with protein MAKPATGLEREFGYMMIQEQNQHGALPPGLAPRPKPQHDAPKPYRPAPGKGVSYRSVNYHVQQEDDFPPPPPPQGQMGYGDDPAFPPPPPLDQGRAYHYADEDYPPPPPPGQYDSYPSHGQPVSVRTTGTGYSAQTSYGNPANSYNNQPDYPRAAPGGDYRNKDQTHTKVLYGSSPTSNPSPAHSHSVSSSYADVSGLPSHGGSGYAPAPKPSPPQPAFTRPSTSGQVSSGMQYHAAGPTKLSEASNSAGKEAEVDALTNLLLQNMESAGDPDFFGMCAKCGKQVIGENNGCTAMDQVYHITCFICVNCTKMLRGLPFYSMENKPYCEECYLNTLEKCSVCSKIITDRLLRATGKPYHPACFTCVVCGKSLDGIPFTVDATNQIHCIEDFHKKFAPRCCVCHHPIMPEPGNEETVRVVAMDRSFHVNCYRCEDCGMLLSSEAEGRGCYPLDDHILCKNCNAKRIQAMTTKMTTEL; from the exons ATGGCTAAACCAGCAACTGGTTTGGAGAGAGAGTTTGGCTACATGATGATACAGGAGCAGAACCAGCATGGAGCCCTGCCACCTGGGCTTGCCCCCAGACCCAAACCACAGCATGATGCCCCTAAACCTTACAGGCCAG CTCCTGGGAAAG GTGTCTCATACAGGTCGGTGAATTACCATGTACAGCAGGAGGATGACTTccccccaccaccccctccCCAAGGCCAGATGGGGTATGGAGACGATCCAGccttccccccaccccctcccctgGACCAGGGCCGCGCCTACCACTATGCTGATGAGGACTACCCTCCTCCCCCACCTCCAGGGCAATATGACTCCTACCCCTCACACGGCCAGCCTGTGTCAGTCCGCACAACCGGCACAGGCTACTCGGCCCAGACGAGCTACGGTAACCCAGCCAACTCCTATAACAACCAGCCAGACTATCCGCGGGCAGCGCCTGGAGGAGACTATCGCAACAAAGACCAGACTCATACCAAGGTCCTGTATGGCTCATCGCCTACGTCCAACCCATCCCCTGCCCACTCCCACTCTGTCAGCTCCTCTTACGCAGACGTCAGTGGACTGCCCAGCCATGGCGGGTCTGGATACGCCCCTGCACCTAAACCCTCACCCCCTCAGCCGGCCTTTACCCGCCCAAGCACCTCTGGACAAGTCAGCTCCGGCATGCAGTACCATGCCGCAGGGCCCACCAAGCTGAGCGAGGCATCAAACTCTGCGGGGAAAGAGGCAGAGGTGGATGCACTCACTAACCTACTTCTACAGAACATGGAGTCTGCCGGAGATCCTGACTTTTTTG GAATGTGTGCCAAGTGTGGCAAACAGGTGATTGGGGAGAATAATGGGTGTACAGCCATGGACCAGGTGTACCACATCACATGCTTCATCTGTGTCAACTGTA CAAAAATGTTGAGAGGCCTTCCATTCTACTCCATGGAGAACAAGCCCTATTGTGAAGAGTGCTATCTG aacaCTCTAGAGAAATGTTCGGTGTGTTCCAAGATCATCACAGACAGG TTACTGAGGGCCACAGGAAAACCATACCACCCGGCCTGTTTCACATGTGTTGTTTGTGGGAAAAGCTTAGATGGAATACCATTCACTGTGGATGCCACCAATCAGATACATTGTATAGAAGATTTTCACAA GAAATTTGCACCTCGGTGCTGTGTGTGTCACCACCCCATTATGCCAGAACCTGGGAACGAGGAGACTGTGAGGGTGGTAGCCATGGACAGGAGCTTCCATGTCAACTGTTACAGATGTGAG GACTGTGGAATGCTACTGTCCTCAGAGGCTGAAGGAAGAGGTTGTTACCCACTGGATGACCACATTCTGTGTAAAAACTGTAATGCTAAGAGGATTCAGGCAATGACCACAAAGATGACCACAGAACTATGA